A single genomic interval of Thermoanaerobacter uzonensis DSM 18761 harbors:
- a CDS encoding GNAT family N-acetyltransferase gives MLKSNRIELVPFESKYFEKFVEFRNSDDSRNLMMPGIPYPVTVETVAERWKTKKDPKENGEFAIILRSTGEYIGNVSYNNVDWKNRNCEIAIMIGEEKHRNKGYGTEALNLLLDFIFNELNLHRVELRVYDFNERAIKSYEKCGFKKEGLLREVVYKHGKYINEYVMGILKEEFINTNNYYQGNNNNNK, from the coding sequence GTGTTAAAAAGTAATAGAATTGAACTTGTTCCATTTGAGAGTAAATATTTTGAAAAATTTGTAGAGTTTCGGAATAGTGATGATAGTAGAAATTTAATGATGCCTGGTATACCATATCCTGTCACAGTAGAAACTGTTGCAGAAAGGTGGAAAACAAAAAAAGATCCAAAAGAAAATGGAGAATTTGCTATAATACTTAGGAGCACAGGTGAATATATAGGAAATGTTTCATATAATAATGTGGACTGGAAAAATAGAAATTGTGAGATTGCGATAATGATTGGGGAAGAAAAACACAGAAATAAAGGCTATGGGACGGAAGCTTTAAATTTACTACTGGATTTTATTTTTAATGAATTAAATTTACATCGAGTAGAGTTAAGGGTTTATGATTTTAATGAGAGGGCAATAAAAAGTTACGAAAAATGCGGTTTTAAAAAAGAAGGACTATTGAGAGAAGTAGTATATAAACATGGTAAGTACATAAATGAATATGTAATGGGAATTTTAAAAGAGGAGTTTATTAATACAAACAATTATTACCAGGGAAATAATAACAATAATAAGTGA